One window from the genome of Rhinolophus ferrumequinum isolate MPI-CBG mRhiFer1 chromosome 22, mRhiFer1_v1.p, whole genome shotgun sequence encodes:
- the SF3B4 gene encoding splicing factor 3B subunit 4, whose protein sequence is MAAGPISERNQDATVYVGGLDEKVSEPLLWELFLQAGPVVNTHMPKDRVTGQHQGYGFVEFLSEEDADYAIKIMNMIKLYGKPIRVNKASAHNKNLDVGANIFIGNLDPEIDEKLLYDTFSAFGVILQTPKIMRDPDTGNSKGYAFINFASFDASDAAIEAMNGQYLCNRPITVSYAFKKDSKGERHGSAAERLLAAQNPLSQADRPHQLFADAPPPPSAPNPVVSSLGSGLPPPGMPPPGSFPPPVPPPGALPPGIPPAMPPPPMPPGAGGHGPPAAGTPGAGHPGHGHSHPHPFPPGGIPHPGMSQMQLAHHGPHGLAHPHAGPPGSGGQPPPRPPPGMPHPGPPPMGMPPRGPPFGSPMGHPGPMPPHGMRGPPPLMPPHGYTGPPRPPPYGYQRGPLPPPRPTPRPPVPPRGPLRGPIPQ, encoded by the exons ATGGCGGCCGGCCCGATCTCCGAGCGGAACCAGG ATGCCACTGTGTACGTGGGCGGCCTGGATGAGAAGGTTAGCGAACCGCTGCTGTGGGAGCTGTTTCTCCAGGCAGGACCAGTAGTCAACACCCACATGCCAAAGGATAGAGTCACTGGTCAGCACCAAG GCTACGGCTTCGTGGAATTCTTGAGTGAGGAAGATGCTGACTATGCCATTAAGATCATGAACATGATCAAACTCTATGGGAAGCCAATCCGGGTGAACAAGGCATCAGCCCACAACAAAAACCTGGATGTGGGGGCCAACATTTTCATTGGGAACCTGGACCCAGAGATCGATGAGAAGCTGCTTTATGATACTTTCAGCGCCTTTGGGGTCATCTTACAAACCCCCAAGATAATGCGGGACCCTGACACAGGCAACTCCAAAGGTTATGCCTTTATTAATTTTGCTTCGTTTGATGCTTCGGATGCGGCCATTGAGGCCATGAATGGGCAGTACCTCTGTAACCGCCCCATCACGGTGTCCTATGCCTTCAAGAAGGACTCCAAGGGTGAGCGCCATGGCTCAGCAGCTGAACGACTTCTGGCAGCCCAAAACCCACTCTCCCAGGCCGACCGCCCTCATCAGCTGTTTGCAGATGCACCCCCTCCACCCTCTGCCCCCAACCCTGTGGTATCATCACTGGGGTCTGGGCTTCCTCCACCAG GCATGCCTCCTCCtggctccttcccacccccagtgCCACCTCCTGGAGCCCTTCCACCTGGGATACCCCCAGCCATGCCCCCACCACCGATGCCTCCTGGGGCTGGAGGACATGGGCCCCCAGCAGCAGGAACTCCAGGGGCTGGACATCCTGGACACGGACACTCACACCCTCACCCATTCCCACCAGGTGGGATACCCCATCCAG GGATGTCTCAGATGCAGCTGGCCCACCACGGCCCTCATGGCTTAGCACACCCCCATGCTGGGCCGCCGGGATCTGGGGGGCAGCCACCACCCAGACCGCCCCCTGGAATGCCTCATCCCGGACCTCCTCCAATGGGCATGCCCCCCCGAGGGCCTCCGTTTGGATCTCCCATGG GTCACCCCGGTCCTATGCCTCCACACGGCATGCGTGGGCCTCCTCCCCTGATGCCCCCTCATGGATACACTGGCCCTCCACGACCCCCACCCTACGGCTATCAGCGGGGGCCCCTCCCTCCGCCCAGACCCACTCCCCGGCCTCCGGTTCCCCCGCGTGGCCCACTGCGAGGCCCTATCCCGCAGTAA